One window of Streptomyces sp. NBC_00273 genomic DNA carries:
- a CDS encoding restriction endonuclease-related protein, whose protein sequence is MSAVAGTAAAVQELDADQRAALDACVVAALALSSSEGEAQGRMRLLMECHGRYVRSFGVLEQAPSYEVFARRLRGSRVADLLPGRPQGSVLGKLWLLDDDGMPSSALHRLAVEASEHGHQAPGIGADIRHLHSLLRAVGMLPVSTGLSRISGETVQHAVFRALRAVGFEAYTQGREAMVRTPVLTRRVLSRNTALVELGAYTDISPTRQFGGLWAACPMCRWTMRATYRTNGVVNVECEDERHSLLGARYRAEPTAVAGWRLVPCGELRTVPELLPVEGYVALPYALWLWVTLPGLLEVELRDRLVALGAEVRLWPFGDAYDLHVTRPGRSRAWRVDVKTWADPYGLAQKLREDPEGPGDLCFVVPEHLRGYLPLLRRVVRGSGARVLTDGDLVAEVEGA, encoded by the coding sequence GTGTCGGCGGTAGCCGGGACGGCAGCGGCCGTTCAAGAACTCGACGCGGACCAGCGCGCAGCGCTCGACGCCTGCGTGGTCGCAGCGCTCGCCTTGAGTAGCAGTGAGGGCGAGGCGCAGGGACGGATGCGGCTGCTGATGGAGTGCCATGGTCGCTACGTGCGCTCGTTCGGGGTCCTTGAGCAGGCACCGTCCTACGAGGTGTTCGCCCGTCGGCTCCGCGGAAGCCGGGTGGCCGACCTTCTGCCGGGACGTCCCCAGGGATCAGTGCTCGGCAAGCTGTGGCTGCTCGATGACGACGGCATGCCCAGTTCGGCGCTGCACCGGCTCGCGGTGGAGGCCTCTGAGCACGGCCACCAGGCCCCGGGGATCGGTGCCGACATCCGCCATCTGCACAGCCTGCTGCGGGCGGTGGGGATGCTGCCGGTGAGTACCGGGCTGTCGCGGATCTCCGGCGAGACCGTCCAGCACGCCGTCTTCCGCGCGCTGAGGGCCGTCGGCTTCGAGGCGTACACCCAGGGCCGGGAGGCGATGGTCCGCACGCCCGTCCTGACACGGCGCGTTTTGTCCCGGAACACCGCGTTGGTCGAGCTGGGCGCGTACACCGATATCTCCCCGACCCGGCAGTTCGGCGGCCTGTGGGCAGCGTGTCCGATGTGCAGATGGACGATGCGGGCCACCTACCGCACCAACGGCGTGGTGAATGTCGAGTGCGAGGACGAGCGCCACAGCCTGCTGGGCGCCCGGTACCGGGCCGAGCCGACTGCGGTGGCGGGCTGGCGCCTGGTCCCGTGCGGCGAACTGCGCACCGTGCCGGAGCTGCTGCCCGTGGAGGGCTACGTGGCGTTGCCCTACGCCCTGTGGCTGTGGGTGACGCTCCCGGGCCTGCTGGAGGTCGAGCTGCGCGACCGGCTGGTCGCCTTGGGCGCGGAGGTGCGGCTGTGGCCGTTCGGCGACGCCTATGACCTGCATGTCACTCGTCCCGGCCGGTCCAGGGCGTGGCGCGTCGACGTCAAGACCTGGGCCGACCCGTACGGGCTGGCCCAGAAGCTGCGCGAGGATCCCGAGGGGCCCGGCGATCTGTGCTTTGTGGTGCCTGAACACCTGCGGGGGTACCTGCCGCTGCTGCGCCGGGTGGTGCGGGGCAGCGGGGCGCGCGTGCTGACCGATGGCGACCTGGTGGCGGAGGTGGAGGGGGCGTGA
- a CDS encoding protein kinase domain-containing protein: protein MALKANSPDEATARDKAAEIAQEDEHLLRLTEAGALRPDYRVAAGPWDGGRWLAVGWVDGVPLWRALALARGPEGDRPSVRTWLQRIVRTWAEHLAGWAHADVQPTNTLIAEGGRAEVIDYALACGPEPDRRLPYRGALTHTTAPEIAAAVLATAADIHVQAQPAADVWSLGASLFWCWTGHRPVPYDDSLDRLDKLAVIATGRASPLADVRPWPFPDFETTITACLAPDPADRPTAKELIAAWPCAP, encoded by the coding sequence GTGGCCCTGAAGGCGAACAGCCCCGACGAGGCGACCGCCCGGGACAAGGCTGCCGAGATTGCCCAGGAGGACGAGCACCTCCTCCGCCTCACCGAGGCCGGCGCCCTTCGCCCCGACTACCGCGTCGCCGCCGGCCCTTGGGACGGTGGCCGGTGGCTCGCGGTCGGCTGGGTCGACGGCGTCCCGCTGTGGCGGGCGCTCGCCCTGGCCCGCGGCCCCGAAGGCGACCGCCCGTCGGTCCGGACCTGGCTCCAGCGCATCGTCCGCACCTGGGCCGAGCACCTGGCCGGCTGGGCCCACGCCGACGTCCAGCCCACCAACACCCTCATCGCCGAAGGCGGCCGCGCCGAGGTCATCGACTACGCCCTCGCCTGCGGCCCCGAACCGGATAGGCGCTTGCCGTACCGCGGCGCTCTAACCCACACGACCGCCCCCGAGATCGCCGCCGCCGTTCTCGCGACCGCGGCGGACATACACGTTCAGGCGCAGCCGGCTGCCGACGTGTGGAGCCTGGGTGCCTCCTTGTTCTGGTGCTGGACCGGCCACCGCCCCGTCCCCTACGACGACAGCCTCGACCGCCTGGACAAGCTGGCGGTCATCGCCACAGGCCGCGCCAGCCCGCTGGCCGACGTACGGCCCTGGCCGTTCCCCGACTTCGAGACCACTATCACCGCCTGCCTGGCCCCTGACCCCGCCGACCGCCCAACCGCCAAGGAACTGATCGCAGCATGGCCCTGCGCGCCCTGA
- a CDS encoding GNAT family N-acetyltransferase, whose translation MALRALTLDDAPALTRIYSGASVRYTTGRALSLDQAPEKIRSALVRAAATPRAQWSWGILAADEMIGLIALRRRSPVMGTISYILREDTWGNGYATDAAQQVVAFAFTTAGLERVEAMHHPANPASGRCPGQGRLLPQRYHRPACRRWGRRAIRDVRNPKQGALRRRRGAPRGACPCPGLAALSGRLAPARAGQRRPTVPRTRA comes from the coding sequence ATGGCCCTGCGCGCCCTGACCCTCGACGACGCCCCCGCCCTCACCCGCATCTACAGCGGCGCCTCGGTCCGGTACACCACCGGCCGCGCGCTCTCTCTAGACCAGGCCCCGGAGAAGATCCGCAGCGCCCTCGTACGGGCGGCCGCGACTCCGAGGGCGCAGTGGAGCTGGGGCATCCTCGCCGCCGACGAGATGATCGGCCTCATCGCTCTGCGCCGCCGCTCGCCCGTTATGGGGACCATCAGCTACATCCTGCGCGAGGACACCTGGGGCAACGGCTACGCCACCGACGCCGCCCAGCAGGTCGTCGCCTTCGCCTTCACCACCGCTGGCCTGGAGCGGGTGGAAGCCATGCACCACCCCGCCAATCCGGCCTCCGGCCGGTGTCCTGGCCAAGGCCGGCTTCTCCCGCAGCGGTACCACCGACCAGCCTGCCGCCGATGGGGCCGTCGTGCCATACGAGACGTACGCAATCCGAAACAGGGCGCGCTAAGGCGCAGGAGAGGCGCACCGAGAGGGGCCTGTCCGTGTCCGGGGCTGGCGGCGCTGTCAGGACGGCTTGCCCCGGCTCGGGCGGGTCAGCGGCGCCCGACGGTGCCGCGGACGAGGGCGTAG
- a CDS encoding SIR2 family protein — MIITLNFDHLIEDALREAGLRPTIIRRPSDMAGMIPLHAQRQGVVIHLHGDYLDPDSMRNTPEELSSYEEEVDKLLDQVFDEYGLIIAGWSAKYNPALVNALRRCPTRRFDTYWADPYPLSTTAIELMEQRQGTYVPADADRFLTRTADAVTALAEHNRANPQNIATAIATAKRELRGDGPAINLHDTLRREAARLADHPLRTDTADLPQPDLDAEHERRLTAWEAETETLAALAAVTAYWGTDTTDRYWFTDVERLATVTWGTGHRALNDLRRAPATLLLHSAGIAAAAAERWPLAARLLTGPRAEDIMSRLDMPAAALLGPDTVLSLPTSAARVHKYLKPIFTGHVVANENAFTEGVGALRVPAPARPGGRRELHRHAAPAGLRDARRLPAAGIPLARA, encoded by the coding sequence GTGATCATCACCCTGAACTTCGACCACCTCATCGAGGACGCCCTGCGCGAGGCCGGGCTGCGCCCGACCATCATCAGGCGCCCGTCCGACATGGCCGGGATGATCCCCCTGCACGCACAGCGCCAGGGCGTGGTCATCCACCTCCACGGCGACTACCTCGACCCGGACAGCATGCGCAACACCCCCGAGGAGCTCAGCTCGTACGAGGAGGAGGTCGACAAGCTCCTCGACCAGGTCTTCGACGAGTACGGCCTGATCATCGCCGGATGGTCAGCCAAGTACAACCCGGCCCTCGTGAACGCCCTCAGACGCTGCCCCACTCGCCGCTTCGACACCTACTGGGCAGACCCGTACCCCCTCTCCACCACCGCCATCGAGCTCATGGAACAGCGCCAGGGCACCTACGTGCCGGCCGACGCCGACCGCTTCCTCACCCGCACCGCCGACGCCGTCACCGCCCTCGCCGAGCACAACCGCGCCAACCCCCAGAACATCGCCACCGCCATCGCCACCGCCAAGCGCGAACTGCGCGGCGACGGCCCGGCCATCAACCTCCATGACACCCTGCGCCGCGAAGCCGCCCGCCTTGCCGACCACCCGCTGCGCACGGACACCGCTGACCTCCCCCAGCCTGATCTGGACGCCGAGCACGAGCGGCGCCTTACGGCGTGGGAGGCCGAGACCGAGACGCTGGCCGCTCTCGCTGCGGTCACCGCCTACTGGGGCACCGATACCACCGACCGCTACTGGTTCACCGACGTCGAGCGTCTCGCAACCGTCACGTGGGGTACCGGGCACAGGGCTCTCAACGATCTGCGCCGCGCGCCGGCCACCCTGCTCCTCCATAGCGCCGGTATCGCCGCGGCCGCGGCCGAACGCTGGCCGCTGGCGGCCCGCCTGCTCACCGGCCCCCGCGCCGAGGACATCATGAGCAGGCTCGACATGCCTGCGGCGGCCCTGCTCGGACCCGACACGGTTCTCAGCCTGCCCACCTCCGCAGCACGGGTACACAAGTACCTCAAGCCCATCTTCACCGGGCACGTGGTGGCCAACGAGAACGCCTTCACCGAGGGCGTGGGAGCACTTCGAGTACCTGCGCCTGCTCGTCCAGGAGGACGCCGGGAACTACATCGGCACGCCGCACCTGCTGGTCTCCGGGACGCGCGGCGACTACCGGCCGCTGGCATCCCACTGGCTCGAGCGTGA
- a CDS encoding TnsA-like heteromeric transposase endonuclease subunit — MGAPAQAVDQAALTGFELDFSVDAVRRRRPLGSSWDVRFEGVEPVREFSWHRYTRGFAGWYYSATVRDHVGYESWLERDRLVLLDRDPQVVGIASQPFWLHWDDGGRGRRHAPDYFVRLADDGARVVDVRAEDDLDEQTREAFAATERACRAVGWEFTWAGRPDPVFMANVRWLARYRRARCGRPAEVAARLLEVFREPKGLWEGAGLVGDRLRVLPVLFHLLWSGALETDLAGALMQTDSVVWTERSG; from the coding sequence GTGGGGGCACCTGCCCAGGCAGTTGATCAGGCTGCGCTTACGGGCTTTGAGCTGGACTTTTCTGTTGACGCGGTACGCAGACGTCGGCCGCTGGGGTCTAGCTGGGACGTCCGATTCGAGGGCGTGGAGCCGGTCCGTGAGTTCTCGTGGCACAGGTACACGCGGGGCTTCGCGGGCTGGTACTACTCGGCGACGGTGAGGGACCACGTCGGCTACGAGTCGTGGCTGGAGCGGGACCGGCTGGTCCTGCTGGACCGGGATCCGCAGGTGGTGGGCATCGCCTCGCAGCCGTTCTGGCTGCATTGGGATGACGGGGGCCGGGGGCGCCGGCACGCGCCCGACTACTTCGTCCGGCTCGCCGACGATGGGGCCCGTGTCGTTGATGTCCGCGCCGAGGACGACCTGGACGAGCAGACGCGGGAAGCCTTCGCCGCGACCGAGCGCGCGTGCCGGGCGGTGGGCTGGGAGTTCACCTGGGCGGGGCGGCCGGATCCGGTGTTCATGGCGAACGTCCGCTGGCTGGCCCGCTACCGGCGGGCCCGCTGCGGCCGGCCGGCGGAGGTGGCGGCCCGGCTGCTGGAGGTGTTCCGGGAGCCGAAGGGTTTGTGGGAGGGCGCCGGGCTGGTCGGGGACCGGCTGCGGGTGCTGCCGGTGCTGTTCCACCTGCTGTGGTCCGGAGCTTTGGAGACGGACCTGGCGGGGGCCTTGATGCAGACCGACAGCGTGGTCTGGACGGAGAGAAGCGGATGA
- a CDS encoding Mu transposase C-terminal domain-containing protein: MSELKRPPALAVGHRIQLQGQVRGVLEVTAQAAVVEDANAGHRVVALIDLFEAPDFEVLFQPERMPLPQVGLLEAFPPEAVKQALWWEGHILEVLHGVVPAAEHGTQPRPGYGPGSSVTSRERAKAAELAAAGHAVAAKTIANRRRRYQAEGLVGLADRRPVRRRAEFGSVPEAVVEAMRKAIKEGVDTSTRNGAYLIWRTGEILREAGGEAELPARQTLYRLLAKLTKGTHATGSAVTRRSKAHGANAPFGELTVSAPGEVMQIDSTPLDVMVRLDNGVIGKVELTGMIDVATRTLSAAVLRPTTKSVDASVLLARTVTPELMRPGWVDALKMSRSVLPHRRLLTLDERLEHAAAKPVIVPEMIVCDHGKVFISRNFRSSCRFLEIDFQPTHKGAPFQKGHIEKMLGSVALMFAQFLPGYTGRNTDQRGRHPEQENVWSLPELQDLLDEWIIAKWQNRPHDGLRDPDHPGRLFTPNQKYAALVEACGYVPVALSGQDYVELLPSAWRAVNSYGIRINNRTYDSPELGPMRLKDSGVTAKRGLWEVHRDPYDVSYVWVRDHRGDGGWVKATWKHLNRAPVPFGDLAWDHVSHQLPKATEEELAQAVADLLTRAHAGPGRAAGKKDRKPKTGAAKDGRRIAARTKASAPTVPAPAPEPPGDVEDGPDVLDEAEGDLAEVIPLGLFNPLEDPWGRS, from the coding sequence ATGAGCGAGTTGAAACGACCGCCGGCCTTGGCGGTCGGCCACAGGATCCAGCTTCAGGGCCAGGTCCGGGGGGTTCTCGAGGTCACCGCACAAGCGGCGGTGGTGGAGGACGCGAACGCGGGGCATCGGGTGGTCGCGCTGATCGATCTGTTCGAGGCGCCGGACTTCGAGGTCCTGTTCCAGCCGGAACGGATGCCGTTGCCGCAGGTCGGGCTGCTGGAGGCGTTCCCACCCGAGGCGGTGAAGCAGGCCCTGTGGTGGGAGGGGCACATCCTGGAGGTCCTGCATGGAGTCGTGCCGGCTGCGGAGCACGGCACGCAGCCGCGGCCAGGCTATGGACCCGGTTCCTCGGTGACGTCGCGGGAGCGGGCGAAGGCGGCAGAGCTGGCCGCCGCCGGCCATGCTGTCGCGGCCAAGACGATCGCGAACCGGCGCCGCCGCTACCAGGCTGAGGGCCTGGTCGGGCTGGCGGACCGCCGTCCGGTCCGCCGGCGGGCGGAGTTCGGGTCGGTTCCCGAGGCGGTGGTTGAGGCGATGCGGAAGGCGATCAAGGAGGGCGTCGACACCTCGACGCGCAACGGGGCCTACCTGATTTGGCGGACCGGGGAGATCTTGCGGGAGGCGGGCGGCGAGGCCGAGCTGCCGGCCCGCCAGACCCTCTACCGGCTGCTGGCGAAGCTGACGAAGGGAACCCACGCGACCGGCTCGGCGGTCACCAGGCGTTCGAAGGCCCACGGGGCGAACGCGCCGTTCGGCGAGTTGACCGTGTCGGCTCCGGGCGAGGTGATGCAGATCGACTCCACCCCGCTGGATGTGATGGTCCGCCTCGACAACGGGGTGATCGGCAAGGTTGAGCTGACCGGGATGATCGACGTCGCAACCCGCACGCTGTCGGCGGCGGTGCTGCGGCCGACGACGAAGTCGGTGGACGCGAGCGTGCTGCTGGCCCGCACCGTCACGCCCGAGCTGATGCGGCCGGGCTGGGTCGACGCGCTGAAGATGTCCCGCTCGGTGCTGCCGCACCGCAGGCTGCTGACCTTGGACGAGCGACTGGAGCACGCGGCCGCGAAGCCGGTGATCGTCCCGGAGATGATCGTCTGCGATCACGGGAAGGTGTTTATCTCCCGCAACTTCCGATCCTCCTGCCGGTTCCTGGAGATCGACTTCCAGCCTACGCACAAGGGGGCGCCCTTCCAGAAGGGCCACATCGAGAAGATGCTGGGCTCGGTGGCCTTGATGTTCGCGCAGTTCCTGCCTGGGTACACCGGCCGCAACACCGACCAGCGCGGGCGGCATCCGGAGCAGGAAAACGTGTGGTCGCTGCCCGAGCTGCAGGACCTGCTGGACGAGTGGATCATCGCCAAGTGGCAGAACCGCCCGCACGACGGCCTGCGCGACCCCGATCATCCCGGCCGGCTGTTCACGCCGAACCAGAAGTACGCTGCCCTGGTCGAGGCATGCGGCTACGTTCCGGTCGCGCTGAGCGGGCAGGACTACGTCGAACTGCTGCCCTCAGCCTGGCGGGCGGTCAACTCCTACGGCATCCGGATCAACAACCGCACCTACGACAGTCCCGAGCTGGGGCCGATGCGTCTGAAGGACTCCGGGGTGACCGCGAAGCGGGGGCTCTGGGAGGTCCACCGGGACCCCTACGACGTCTCCTACGTCTGGGTACGCGATCACCGCGGCGACGGCGGCTGGGTGAAGGCGACCTGGAAGCACTTGAACCGGGCCCCGGTCCCCTTCGGGGACCTGGCCTGGGACCACGTCAGCCACCAGCTGCCCAAGGCCACCGAGGAAGAGCTCGCCCAGGCCGTCGCGGACCTGCTGACCCGCGCGCACGCCGGCCCCGGCCGGGCGGCGGGGAAGAAGGACAGGAAGCCCAAGACGGGGGCGGCCAAGGACGGGCGGCGGATCGCCGCCCGGACGAAGGCTTCCGCACCGACGGTCCCTGCCCCGGCGCCGGAACCGCCAGGTGACGTCGAGGACGGCCCTGACGTGCTGGACGAGGCCGAAGGCGATCTCGCCGAGGTGATCCCGCTGGGCCTGTTCAACCCGCTCGAGGACCCCTGGGGACGCTCATGA